DNA from Rubripirellula lacrimiformis:
GAGAATCCACCGGCCATGGGGCCAATCGGAGCACCAACGGGTGCGTCTGCGATCGCCGCACCATCAGCCGATGTCAGTGGTTCGTTCAGGTTGGGGTAGTAGCGAGTGATCGCGTCGACGACGGGTTGAACCATTTTGGGTGGAACCAGTACGACGGGCAACACATCCACAGCGACTGCCTCGGCCGCGACCAAGGTTTGGCCCGACTTGGAAACCATCGCAACGTCGCTGGGGCCAATCGCTTCGAATGCGAAGGCGGCGAAACCTGCGGGGCCGGAGGCGACGATGCCGTGGACTCCCGAGCGAAGGCCGCTCATTTGGAAGTTGCCTTGGTCATCGCTGACCGTCGATCCAACGGCGCGACCGTTGAAATAGATCGTGACATCGACTCCGCCAGCCGAAATGGAGCTGTCGCGGGTCAACAGGACGATGCGACCGCGAAGCAAGCCGTCGTCACCCAAGGAAACACGATAGTTGTAAGCTTGGCCGGCATTGACGTCTCCACCGAATCCGCTGTCGGTCGATGTCAGGCCACGAACGTTGTCGATGGCCGATCGAAGATCATCCGATTTGACCTTCAACATCGTCATTTGCAGCGGGGCAGGCTGATTCGCCAGAGCCAGTGGATCGGCTTGATCAACACCTTGTTGTTCGGTGAAGTAAGTCGCGATGGTGCCGTGGATACGATCGCTGGAACTGGTCAGTGCGTGGACGCCCTTTTGGACGTTGTCGATCGTCACGATGCCGTCGGCATTGGGGACGTAGTCCGATGCGGTTCCATCGGGACGCACGACGGTGACCAACGCGTTTTCCAGTTCAGCCTTTTCGTCTTGCAGGGCGGCCAGCAAGTCAAGTTTAACTTTGACCTGACGGTTGGCTGCGAAATAGGCAACGTTGTCGGCCGGAAGCTGGTCGACTTCGTCTTGCATCGTCGTTGTGACAACGGTCGCGTCTGAAGCGGCGACCGCTGCGTTGTCCGCCAACGCTGTCCCACCAAGGACAAGGCAGCCCATCAGGGCGGCGAGTGATTGGGACCAAATTTTCATCGATAATATCTCGTGCAAGGAATCAAAGCTGGCTATCGAACGGCAAAAGCGGACTCCGGTCCCGCTGATCGAGTGCGAAGTCACCCCCTAGACTAACCCGACCGATTGGCCAGTCAACATCTAGATTGGCCACAGAATCGACATTTTTGTCAAAACCCGCAGCGATGAGAAATGTCCGGGCTGCGGGCCCGTGTTTCGCGGGTTTTTAGTACCCGGATTGGTCGGATCCATCGCCCAAATCGACCGGTGGCAGCCCCAATTCGGCTCGCGCCGGGTCCAGGATCGCCGCAGTCGCGCTGGCGCCCACGCGGGTCACCCCCAGCGACCGCACTTCCATCAGGGTTGCCAAATCACGCACTCCACCGGCCGCTTTGACCTCGGTGGGGGCCGATGTGTGGGCGATCATCAGTTTCAGGTCGTCCATCGTCGCACCGCCGGTTCCGAATCCGGTCGATGTCTTGACCCAGTCGGCACCGGCAGCACCCGCGATCTGGCACAACCGGATCTTGTGATCGTCTTGTAGATAGCAGTTTTCGAAGATCACCTTCACCTTGCGGCCGTCGGCGTGGGCGACGTCGACAATCGCTTGGATCTCGTCCTGAACAAGCCGCCAGTTTCCGCTAAGCACCGCTGAAATGTTAACCACCATGTCCAGTTCGATGGCGCCATCGGCAACCGCTGTCTTGGCCTCGGCCACTTTCGTCGATGTCTTATGTGCCCCCAGTGGGAAACCGATCACCGTGCTTGGCAACACGGTTGTCCCGGCAAGGATTTCGACACATCGCGACAGGTAGTAAGGCATGATGCAGACACTGGCCACATCATAGGCGGCCGCCATGCGACAACCGGATTCGAGCGCATCACTCGACAGAGTCGGGTTCAGCAGGGCATGGTCGATCATCTTCGACGCGTCGTGATACTGATAGCTCGCCATCATCATGCCTTGGCGTATTGAACTTTGCCGGTCCCGGCGACGATCTTCCCGATCGGCTGACACTCGATGCCGTGTTCGCGAATTTGGGAAGCGACATTATCGGCGTAGAACTCGCTGACGACGGCGGCCATCCCAATTCCCATGTTGAAGACGCGTCGCATTTCCGAGGTCTCGACATTCCCGGTTTCTTGCAACCAGCGGAAAATCGGTTGTGGCGTCCAGGCGTCGGCGTCGATGATGGCGTCGACTTGTTTGGGCAAGATCCGGTCTAGGTTTTCTTCGAATCCACCGCCGGTGATATGCGCCAGTCCGTGCAGCACATTTTTGACGCGGTAATGCGATTGCACCGCTCGGATCGCTTTGGTGTAGATCTTGGTCGGTTCCAGACACAGGTCGCCCAAAGTCTTTCCACCCAGGGAAGTCTTTCCTGCGACCGGCTGCGGAGCGTCGTCCCAGCCGAGGCCGGCATCGGCGATGATCTTTCGAACCAGCGAAAAACCGTTGCTATGCAAACCGCTGGACGCCAATCCCAAGACGACGTCGCCTTCGCCGATTTTCTTTCCATCGATCAAACGTTTTCGTTCGACCACGCCGACTGCAAACCCCGCCAGGTCATAGTCTTCGACGGCGTACATGTCGGGCATGATGGCTGTTTCGCCGCCCAACAACGCCATGTCACCAGCGACGCATCCGTCACTGATGCCTTGCACGATTTTTTCCAACCGAGCCGGATCGTCCTTGCCCATCGCCACATAGTCCAAAAAGAATAGTGGCTCGGCTCCGGTGCACAGCAGGTCGTTGACGCACATCGCGACCAGGTCGATGCCAACGGTGTCGTGGCGACCGGTGACCTGGGCGATTTTCAGCTTCGTTCCCACACCGTCGGTACCACTGACCAGCACCGGATCCTGATAGTTGCGGGCAAACATTTTGCCCGCAAAATCCAGCTGGAACAGGCCCGCGAATCCACCATCGCTGGGGATCACACGGGGGCTGAACGTGCGGTGCATCAGCCGTGGCAACCGGCTCATGGATTCGGCGTAAACATCAAGGTCAACGCCGGCGTCTTTGTAAGTGGCTGCCATGGTCTAGGTCAGATAAGGGAACGTTGGATTGCGGATGGACTACTTGGCCGATTTGGCAGTCCGCAAATGCAGCTCGGTCAATTGGTCGGCGTCGACATTGCCGGGAGCCTCGGTCATCAGATCGGATGCCTTTTGCGTTTTCGGGAATGCGATCACTTCGCGGATGTTGTCCAGTCCAGCAATCAGCATGACCCAGCGGTCGATGCCCAAGGCGATCCCGCCGTGTGGCGGTGCACCGTACTTCAGCGCGTTCAGCAGGAATCCGAACCGATCTTCGGCCGTCGCTTCGTCGATACCCAACAGGTCGAACACCTTCGATTGGGTTGCCGCATCGTGGATCCGGATCGTTCCACCACCCGCTTCGCTACCGTTGATGACCAGGTCGTAGGCTTGGGCGCGGCACTTCTCCGGTGACGATTCCAGCAGCGACAAGTCGCTTGCCAGCGGCGCGGTGAACGGGTGGTGCATCGCATGCCAGTTGCCGGTTTCCTCGTCCTTTTCGAACATCGGGAATTCGGTCACCCAGCTGCAGTTGAGTTCGTCGGGATCGATCAAACCGAGTTCACCGGCCAAGCGTTTGCGGAGTCCCGCCAGGCCCTTGCAGGTGACTTCCCAAGTATCGGCCAAGAACATCAACAGGTCGCCCGGTTGGCCCGACATCAGTTCTTTGATTTCGGCCAAGTGTTCGGCTTCCAGGTTCTTGCTAATCGGGCTCCACAGCGTCCCGTCGTCTTCCACTCGGAACCAAGCCAAACCCTTGGCGCCAAAGTCGTTCTTGACGTATTCGGTCAGTTCGTCGATCTGGCGACGCGAATACTTGGTCGCCGCGTCCTTGACCGTGATCCCGCGAACGAAGTTGCCTGCGTCGGCGGTGCCACGGAAGACACGGAATTCGGTTTTGGCAGCCACCGGGGTGACGTCCACGATTTCCATCGCGAAACGCAGGTCGGGCGCGTCGTGCCCGAATCGTCGCATGGATTCTTCATAGGTCATCCGTGGCAGCGGCAACGTGACCTTCTTGCCCAAGATTTCTTCGGCCGTGCGAGCGACCAATCCGTCGATCAGACCGATGATGTCCTCGTGGTCAACGAACGACATTTCCAAGTCCAACTGGGTGAACTCGGGTTGCCGGTCGGCACGCAAATCTTCGTCTCGGAAACACTTGGCGACTTGGATGTAGCGGTCAAAGCCAGCCACCATCAAAATCTGCTTGTAAAGTTGCGGCGACTGCGGCAATGCATAGAACTTGCCTGCGTGCACGCGGCTGGGAACCAGATAGTCGCGAGCTCCCTCGGGCGTGCTGCGACCCAAGATCGGAGTTTCGACATCGATAAAGTCGTGCTCGGCGAAGTAGTCACGCATCGTTTTGACGATCTTGCTTCGCAGCACCATCGCTCGCAGCATGGCCGGGCGACGCAGATCCAAAAATCGATACTTCAAACGCAGGTCTTCACCCGGCAGGTCCGATTGACCCGGGGTGAAGGGCGGTGTCGCACAGGGGTTCAGGATTTCGAAGTGGACGCTACGGACTTCGATGTCGCCGGTGGCCAGCTTCGAGTTCGTCTTGCCTTCCAGGCGGTCGGCGACGACTCCGCGGATCAGAACCACCGATTCCATCGGAACGCGGCCGGCTTCGGCAATCAGCGCCTCGCCCGCTTCGGGCGGTCCCACGACAACCTGCGTCAATCCATAGCGATCGCGAAGATCGATGAAGACGGCGCCGCCGTGATCTCGCTTGCTTTCGACCCATCCGCAAAGGGTCACTTCGGTTCCGACGTGTTCTTTGCGGAGTTGGCCGCAGGTATGGGTGCGTAGCACGGATCAATCAGGGGCTAGTGAGTTGTTTCAAAAAAGGTTTTCCAAACCGGCGCAGATTCTAGCCCGAAGTGAGCGGTTTGATGGAGGGGACGTGTAAAAACTCTCCCCTCGTAGCGCAAGTCGCCAAGACTTTCGGTCATTCCTCGCCCCACCCGTAGCGAACGTCGCCAAGACTTTCGGTCATTCCACGCCCCACCCGTAACGCAAGTCGCCAAGACTTTCGGTAATCCACTTTCGGCGATTCCTCCTCCCCTCGTAGCGAACGTCGCCAAGACTTTCGGTAATCCGCTCGTCATGCAACTCTTGGCGATTCGGGCTGCGATTGGCGGGTCTAGACCGCCAATTTTCGCAGCGCGACCGGCAATGGGGTGGGGGCCTCGGTGAATTCTTTCCACCACCGAGTCAATTTGTCGGCTGCTGCCGCATCCCCAAACTTCCAAAGCTCCATCGCTCGCCCGATCGGCAATTCTGGGCCGCGCACCAGTTCGACGTCCGCAGCGGCCGCCAAAACCAGCGGAATGGACGCGTATTGCCAAGCCGCCAACAGCGCCGTGTCGCTGGAACGTTGCCGCGTGTGCTTTTCGATCGCGATCTGAGTGACCAGCCACGCGACTCGCAAAACCTCTGGAACGGCCGGGTCGGCGTCCGTCAGCATCGCTTCGATCCAAAACTTTTCGTTGGATCCGTCGTGATGTCCGTCGCCACCGACGAGTGGCTGCACCAGCCACCCCGAAGTGCGTGTGGGCCACCAGTCATCCGGAGGGCTGTTGTTCCAAATTTGGCGTTCGACACCACGCAGCAGGCCTTCGCCATACGTATCCCAACGCTCCCGCAGCGGTCGGCCACGAAGCACCAGTTGTTCATTCAGCTTGGGATACCGGCCGGAAAACGCTGCGCGAGCGTCGGCCAGCCGCTTTTTGACGACATTGGCCATCTGGTCCAGCTGCATTTCGTGGCAGCCCGCCGCCAACAGCGCCGTTGTGGCCGATTCGGACAGATCACAGTCGTCCATCCGCTGGGCAACGTAGTTTTTCCAAAATACGCCCACATCGATCGATGCCGACAAGAACCGGTTGTTGATGTCGGCGATCGGACCGATCAGCACGGCTTCGGTTTTGGGGTCCGTGCAGGCCGCACCGGTGGCCACCACATAGGCGGCCCAGACCGCGCTAAGTTCGGCTCCGGCGTGCCATTGGACGTTGGCGCGGCGAAATTTCTTTCGTGACGTTGATGTCGGTCCGGTCGGCAACTCTTCAACCCTCTTTCATCTGCTCGGTGATCCATCGTTCCAGTTCGTCAAAGTCGACTGGCGGCAAACCGGTCAAGTCGGGACGCAACTTGATCGCGTCATGCAGATAGATATGTTGAATTTCGGATTGTTCACGGTCGGTGTTCCAGTGCAACAGAATCCGGATACAGCGTGGCAGCGATCCGGGAACCGAAATTTCGTAACCGCACAGCAGTGGAACCTCGAGCCAACGCAGCTGGCGAGCGGCCAAGGCGGGAAACTCGGCACTCAAATCACTAGTCACGGTGAACTGGGCACTGGCGACGTCTTTCAGATCGATCCCGTTGCGGCGAACGATCAGCCCCAGCATTTGGCGGGTCGCCGTCAAGATCTGGTCGCGGTCATCGGATTCGACAGTGGTCGCCCCGCGGACGCCTCGGCAAACGGTCATGCTTGGGAACACTCGCTCTTCTGGAATTGTATTTTCAACAGCCCCGCTGGGATCGCCAACGGAACCGGTCTTCAGATTTAGACCACCACTATAGAATAGGCCCGAGGCGGCCGATAATAAGGGGCCACCAGCCGGGCTGTACCGGTTCTCTGATTTCTTTCCCCGTTATCCCCAGAGCTTCTGATGAGTGAACCTCGGTCGCGCCACCAAGAAAAGATCATCAAAAACTATTACCAAAACCGCGACGCCATCGGTCTTCAAAAGGCTCAAGAGGCCGTTACCGAGCTGTATTTAAGCGAGGGAAAAAAGCGTCTGACGGTTTGGAAACGGCTGGTCAGCCACCTGGAAAAGGTCGGGATGAAGCCGGAACAGATCGAGCATCTCAGAGAAAAAGACAGCCCCGAAATGGTTCTCGAGGCTCTCAGAAAATTCGACTGAGCCTCGACGGAGCAACGCTGTGAAGCATTCATTCCCCAGGTTCGGCGAGTTTTTTTCGTAACGGAGCTCGCCCAGGGTTTGTCGCTACGAAGTGCTTCCCTGCGTTTCGCTGTCGGGTCAGGCGGTCGATCCCATTGTCCCGCACCGCCCAGTTGTCCCGGCACCGCCCAGTTGTCCCGGCACCGCCCAGTTGTCCCGGCACCGCCCAGGCGTACCGGCACCGTCCAGGCGTCCCGGCACCCCCATCCCGCACCAGATTTGGTTGGGCTGGCCTTTCGGCCAAATCACTGCCGACCTTTCGCCCAAATCACCGGTGCGGCTAGGAAAAACTGGTCCCTGCCCGACTTAGGTTCTCGCCAAGGCTACTGCCTTCCCCTGTCGAACTTCGTTATCATCGGGGCCGCCGGCGTGATCATTCTGACAAGCCAATTTGGTTCTGACCTGATCGCACGGCATCGATCGAACGCACTGATGGGATTTACCATTGGGGCGAACATTCCGAACCACGCACCGACGACGAAGCCCGATCATGCTTAACGCCTTCGCAGTGAACACGGACCTCGTATCCCGACTGCCCCTGTCCTCGTTGCTAGCCCAACGCACAACGACGGGCATCATGTTGCTGGCGTTCGGCGTGTTCATGGCTTTTTTGGGAGTCGTGCTGGTCTTCTTTTTCCTGCGTTATTTCAAGCTGTGGTTCCAAGCCTACATGTCGGTTGCCGACGTTAGCCTGGTCAGCCTGATCCGGATGCACTTTACGAAGGTCAATCCGAACATCGTTGTGCAGGCCAAAGTCATGTCGGCGCAGGCCGGGTTGAATGTCAGCCGCAGCAATGGGATCAGTACCCGTCGATTGGAAGCCCACTACTTGGCCGGTGGGAACGTCATGAACGTGATCCATGCGATCATCGCCGCCCACCGCGCGGAAATTCCATTGGACTTTGACCAAGCATCTGCGATCGACTTGGCTGGACGCGATGTTTTGGATGCGGTGCAAACCAGCGTCTATCCCAAAGTGATCGACTGTCCCGATTCGGCTCGCAGCGGTAAAACCACGCTTAGCGCGATCACTCGAAATGGCATCGAACTTCGGGTTCGCACTCGCGTCACGGTACGAACCAACATCGGGCAGCTGATCGGTGGTGCCACCGAAGACACCATTGTCGCCCGCGTCGGCGAAGCGATCATCAGTTCGATCGGATCGGCGTCTTCGCACTTCGATGTGCTAGAGAATCCCGACATGATCACCAAGGTCGTGTTGTCCCGTGGTCTGGACGCACAAACGGCATTCGAGATTGTTTCGATTGATATCGCGGATATCGATGTCGGCGAGAACATCGGTGCACGGCTGCAGAGTGACCAAGCGGAAGCCGATACCCGGGTCGCACGTGCCGAAGCCGAAAGCCGTCGCGCCGAAGCGATCGCCGAAGAACAACAGATGAAAGCCCGTGTCACCGAGAATCGATCGGCATTGGTGCTGGCCGAAGCGGAAGTGCCGATGGCGATGGCCGAAGCCTTCAAAGCCGGGCGAATCGCCTCGGTCAGCGGCGGCCAAGGCTAGTTCATCGATCGTGGAAATTACTTCTTATCGCGTCAAATTCGATGGCGGAAATGGCGACGCATTGGCGGGGATCGTGGATCGGCCCGCGGATGTGGATCCATCGATGGTGGTCGTCTTTAGCCACTGCTTTACCTGCAACAAAGACCTCAAAGCGATCGTGCGCATCTCGCGTGCCTTGGCATCCGAAGGGATTGCCATGCTGCGATACGACATGACGGGTTTGGGCGGCAGCGAAGGCGATTTTTCGCACACCAGTTTCACCACGAATCTAGCGGATCTAGCGTCAGCCATCCGTTTTGCCAATGCGGAATTGGGAACCGTCACCGGTTTGATCGGGCATTCCTTTGGCGGTGCAGCCTCGCTGGCGATTGCCGGTGCGACCGCCGCCGTATCCAGCTCCGACGCAGAGGATCGTGTCGTCGCGTCGGCGGATTGGCAGCAATCCGATTGGCAACAGGAACACTGGCGATTGGGCGATTGGTCGCCACGAGCCGTCGTCGCCCTGGCGGCACCCAGCGATACCGGTCACCTAGCCGTGTTGTTGTCGCGCATGAATCCCGCGATTCAATCCGATGGGATGGGGACCGTATCGATTGGCGGACGGGTTTGGATGATTCGCCGCGAAATGCTGGACGATTTCCGCAGCCACGATCTGCCATCGATGATTTCTCGCATCGACTGCCCAACCTTGCTGGTCCACTCGCCATCGGATTCCACGGTCGGCTACGACCATGCGGTTCGGATCCTAGGGTTGATTCAGTCGTCGCCGCATCAAAAGACCAGCGGAAAGCGAGACGGAAAAAGCAGCGGCAGCGTTTCGCCATCGTCCCCATCGTTGTTGACGTTGGATGGGGCCGATCACTTGATGACGTCGGATGCCCGAGATCTGGTCTATGTGTCCAGTTCGGTGGCATCCTTTCTGGCTCGGTACGCGTCGCCCGAATAAACGGTACGACCG
Protein-coding regions in this window:
- the floA gene encoding flotillin-like protein FloA (flotillin-like protein involved in membrane lipid rafts), which translates into the protein MLLAFGVFMAFLGVVLVFFFLRYFKLWFQAYMSVADVSLVSLIRMHFTKVNPNIVVQAKVMSAQAGLNVSRSNGISTRRLEAHYLAGGNVMNVIHAIIAAHRAEIPLDFDQASAIDLAGRDVLDAVQTSVYPKVIDCPDSARSGKTTLSAITRNGIELRVRTRVTVRTNIGQLIGGATEDTIVARVGEAIISSIGSASSHFDVLENPDMITKVVLSRGLDAQTAFEIVSIDIADIDVGENIGARLQSDQAEADTRVARAEAESRRAEAIAEEQQMKARVTENRSALVLAEAEVPMAMAEAFKAGRIASVSGGQG
- the purM gene encoding phosphoribosylformylglycinamidine cyclo-ligase, with product MAATYKDAGVDLDVYAESMSRLPRLMHRTFSPRVIPSDGGFAGLFQLDFAGKMFARNYQDPVLVSGTDGVGTKLKIAQVTGRHDTVGIDLVAMCVNDLLCTGAEPLFFLDYVAMGKDDPARLEKIVQGISDGCVAGDMALLGGETAIMPDMYAVEDYDLAGFAVGVVERKRLIDGKKIGEGDVVLGLASSGLHSNGFSLVRKIIADAGLGWDDAPQPVAGKTSLGGKTLGDLCLEPTKIYTKAIRAVQSHYRVKNVLHGLAHITGGGFEENLDRILPKQVDAIIDADAWTPQPIFRWLQETGNVETSEMRRVFNMGIGMAAVVSEFYADNVASQIREHGIECQPIGKIVAGTGKVQYAKA
- the aspS gene encoding aspartate--tRNA ligase, whose amino-acid sequence is MLRTHTCGQLRKEHVGTEVTLCGWVESKRDHGGAVFIDLRDRYGLTQVVVGPPEAGEALIAEAGRVPMESVVLIRGVVADRLEGKTNSKLATGDIEVRSVHFEILNPCATPPFTPGQSDLPGEDLRLKYRFLDLRRPAMLRAMVLRSKIVKTMRDYFAEHDFIDVETPILGRSTPEGARDYLVPSRVHAGKFYALPQSPQLYKQILMVAGFDRYIQVAKCFRDEDLRADRQPEFTQLDLEMSFVDHEDIIGLIDGLVARTAEEILGKKVTLPLPRMTYEESMRRFGHDAPDLRFAMEIVDVTPVAAKTEFRVFRGTADAGNFVRGITVKDAATKYSRRQIDELTEYVKNDFGAKGLAWFRVEDDGTLWSPISKNLEAEHLAEIKELMSGQPGDLLMFLADTWEVTCKGLAGLRKRLAGELGLIDPDELNCSWVTEFPMFEKDEETGNWHAMHHPFTAPLASDLSLLESSPEKCRAQAYDLVINGSEAGGGTIRIHDAATQSKVFDLLGIDEATAEDRFGFLLNALKYGAPPHGGIALGIDRWVMLIAGLDNIREVIAFPKTQKASDLMTEAPGNVDADQLTELHLRTAKSAK
- a CDS encoding alpha/beta hydrolase family protein, whose translation is MEITSYRVKFDGGNGDALAGIVDRPADVDPSMVVVFSHCFTCNKDLKAIVRISRALASEGIAMLRYDMTGLGGSEGDFSHTSFTTNLADLASAIRFANAELGTVTGLIGHSFGGAASLAIAGATAAVSSSDAEDRVVASADWQQSDWQQEHWRLGDWSPRAVVALAAPSDTGHLAVLLSRMNPAIQSDGMGTVSIGGRVWMIRREMLDDFRSHDLPSMISRIDCPTLLVHSPSDSTVGYDHAVRILGLIQSSPHQKTSGKRDGKSSGSVSPSSPSLLTLDGADHLMTSDARDLVYVSSSVASFLARYASPE
- the deoC gene encoding deoxyribose-phosphate aldolase → MASYQYHDASKMIDHALLNPTLSSDALESGCRMAAAYDVASVCIMPYYLSRCVEILAGTTVLPSTVIGFPLGAHKTSTKVAEAKTAVADGAIELDMVVNISAVLSGNWRLVQDEIQAIVDVAHADGRKVKVIFENCYLQDDHKIRLCQIAGAAGADWVKTSTGFGTGGATMDDLKLMIAHTSAPTEVKAAGGVRDLATLMEVRSLGVTRVGASATAAILDPARAELGLPPVDLGDGSDQSGY
- the aroH gene encoding chorismate mutase, with product MTVCRGVRGATTVESDDRDQILTATRQMLGLIVRRNGIDLKDVASAQFTVTSDLSAEFPALAARQLRWLEVPLLCGYEISVPGSLPRCIRILLHWNTDREQSEIQHIYLHDAIKLRPDLTGLPPVDFDELERWITEQMKEG